The Amphiura filiformis chromosome 15, Afil_fr2py, whole genome shotgun sequence region GGGTTCCTCCTGGTTTTGGGGTAGGGCCTAcatttcagcgattttggtgtaTCAATGAGTcggttttcagtgaagaccaattTTATTAacgcatttgggcaaaattgcccttaaaagcATTTAATTTAAGGGGCTGTcgttttcttcggaagggggggtggtcatgaatatactgggaatttttagaccaaatatagggggttataatttttaacacccaaaatagggaggaatatagaattattaagggctgcgGACTCAAAAAAAACTCTATATATAAACCTAAATTCAACCCAAATGAACATTTGACGTCAGTCTTTATGATCACCGACCTTATAGTcaagcctatttatttatttatttatttatttatttatttatttatttatttatttatttatttatttatttatttatttatttatttattgctaaaGTTATCAAACAAAGATGTACGGGCAACGTACTTTGTTACAAACTCTCTGttgcatcagcagataggcgaggtctgcttgttttctgttgacatgaCAAGGGGCAttcttcagtgaatggctcttttcagagcaacCGCACCTTTTGCATTAGCAGATAAGCGAGGTCTTCTTGTtcgttctctgttgacaagggacagtcttcagtgaacagctctttccagagccatcagtaggcaagcgGCGGCCtatatgtctcattcttaggtactttatcctgaagaagtcagagctactcatgACAAAAGCTTggcggcgaacccgctaaaaactaatacttgttatgaactcccgtcgtaaaagcccaTCCCGCAATCTACATTCAACGTTTGCTAGGGTATTCtagcaaaatacacatttttaatCAACTTTATCATTTCAGACAatatctcacgccaagcaattaaAAAAAGTGACAGCCCTGTTTCTAAGgattctttgaaaaaaaaatctaaggATTTCTCGTGAAAAAGAAATACCAATTGGAGCAGCGCAATTCCGTATGCCTCATAATGTGAATACCCCCCCCCGACGcctaatttttttctgcaaccataacgggacgcaaaaaacccataggaacacataggaaagggttagggttaggttagggtaagtgttagggttagggtaagtgttaggattagggttagggttatgatttaataaaaattttgcgtcccgttatggttacAGAAAGAAATTACTCCCCCGGGACCCGGGTTACCGCACATTTTATGACTATTAAACTGTTAATTTGGTTTCTCTGCACCTTACAGGAAAATGATGGCTTTCGAGATGAAGCTTatattaataataggcctatcttTAACTCTTTTCATCCACGGATTTGGCACTGCTCCGACGAACATACCAGGTAGGCCTTCAATATGACATCTAAGGCCTGAAAAAGCTTTCCATAGTTCCAGTGTTAAGGCCAACCTTAAAAGAGCATGTgtcatcacggttgtttgatgtatatagaattggcttcattattaactaaatgcaaactatagatggcgctatttatcctaaatcatatttctttatttgcaatgggtaggtgattaatactgccattaaaatagctggattaggtgaaacaagcaacaaggaaatttgataaacatatttcatcaaacaataaaagaaattatctgtattaaaagcttgaaagagtaatttctagtaactaaatagcgccaccaattttatcatgtttaccaTTTCAGATATGACAGCCTCTGAACACGGCATTAAGTGGGATTATTCTTCACCACTCTTCGACTTCCCTACTCGGCATAGATCTTGGCCACCTAGGCCTACTCCAACAAAACCTGAAGACGAACCTCTTTCAACAGGAGCGATACTCACTATAACAGTGTTAGCTGTTGCTACATTGGTTGCAATTATCATTAGCCTCAAATTCTGGCCAGAACAATTCTTACGATGTGTTACATTTGCCTTTTTGAGAGAAATGTGTTCATGTTGTTCTGAATATAACCGCTTTGATGACTGACAGTGTTGATGATAATATACAGTGTGCCATAAGTGATTACCCCCTACTGAAGATTATGTTTGGTATTGGAAGTAGTTGTGTAAAGCACAAACacataatgcgatcaagcaaaattagtctgaactcggaaatattaattttgcagtttcttataggatagtaaaaaaacatttacaaagctgcagaaaacccaattgaaattgaacaacactACTCACAACTAAAGAAATGTAttttaatgattattttaaaTGATTATTTTGCAACAGAAACTTAAAAGTTTCTGTTGCAAAATAATCATTTACACTTGAAAATAGGGGTGAGGTGTAATCACTTATGGCACACGGTATATAAACGGTAATTTATATGACAATGATTGAattttgtattaatgaaaatctttTGTGTTTTCATGTATCCCTAAAAAATATTTCTGGCGAGAACAATTATTTTTACGATGCAATACATTGGCCTTTGTGAGAAAATATTTGTTCCGAATATGACCGTATATACAGTGAAGATGataattgtaatgtttgtatTCTTTTGTACTTTCATGTTTCCATAAAACTATCCTTTTAACAACAATGGTATTGTAAGAAAATAAATTGTTAATATGAGAAAGTAAAAACAAGGgggatgcctaaaatcttgacaTTCTTTGGTAGCATTTTCAGTCATGGTGACTTTTTTCGCAGGAAGGGAGCAAGAGGAAAATCCAGGGGGAGCTTCATtcagggcgtagcaagcgggggacagggtggacgaagtccatgggccccgagggttcaggggccccgagcacaaaggcgaaaataaaatgagggctgataatggagagcagggccggactTATCAATGGCCAggtgggcccgggtccagggccccaaaattgccccatgcatctttcttttaaccccaataacagcatgtttttggcccaaaaagggcaacattgtaaaaatttccgtttcgcgcgcattcaaatcgCAAAATTTGGGGCTATTaattatttctttttcaaaacgttttaataacatttttcgGGTTATACAAAAGTCATGAAAACTTGCAAgttgcaagttgcaaaaaattcCAGTACGGTATAACtttaaaataaatactaatcgtATTTGGAATTTTAAAACCACttggaaaaagaaaattaaaaatctaATAATTTTGATCCCTCATTATTTTGTTAAAGCATGCGCAATAAATTAGAAGAaacactataattaaagacagagataaaaaagattttatcgcgtctgacgtcatctgtcaatcaaattcgagcacggtgtgtttacaagtgtcgtgatgatgacttaggcgatagaaacaaattggttcgatctttcgatcgaccatcgatgcttgcaTGGTCGATCCTtataatttatgaaatcaattaatttactgttgttaattgggataaaatagtaatttgtgcatGGAGTGATAgtaaccaatataaatttagcgttaattccgATTAATTAGTTAATATTCATTCATAACAACCATCGAAGCAGGATCgccggtcgatccaaagatcgaacaaatttgtctcTGATGCCTAAtactgaacgcggcggtataaccgagcgccttattgttaacatggttaattttgcaccttcaaacatgcaaaccatctcaaaagttaggtctttatagtaggaaactttctttcgcgaaggcaccatgtcaacaatgcctagactgctttttgccttgtatggtaatttttcgccatttgctgctattccttttctccgatcagcaccagatcggtcttccttttagttttacgcgctattaacctgtgtaaaccaatcaaggatcgtaagtgacagtgacatcagacgcgataaaatcttgtctttgtctctgtctttaattatagtcatTCCCAAGGTCCCCAAACTCCGCCATTGTATTCAGGATTGCTATTAGGATCAGGGTCTGGATACCAAGGTGACACCGCTGTTGCATTGTATTCCCGTAGACGTTCCATCATCCTCTTCACAATACAGGGCGTCTGGTAGCCAAGTCGTTTCTTTCCAGCGGATCTCTGGCTATGTTAAATAACCATATTTCCTTATTTCGTGGCTCTGTCGGCTTTTTGGAAGTTATGTTCGATTCCCTAGGTGGAGACCACTCGCAAAGAAACTCTGTTATCATACAAAAATGCAATCAGATACCATGATGAGTGAGGAAAAGAGCAGCTTGGATCAAGTTATCGTTACTCGCCCATATGCTCCTCGCacataggatccacaacatgttcatctatcagggcacagttctataaccccaatacatttgtacattcagtgaatgacctttgaaaatttgggtacaaaaattcatactctgcaatttgaggttttttcaattcaagatggcgtccaaaatggccgccagaatagaCTATTTCCATTCAAATACACTCTAGCAACATaaaaatgatataataataaaaatagtatCGATGGAATGAATGTTTCTTAGCAACAGATATaatatgtgcccattttgtttcatcaGTATCTTTTCAATTCAAGATGGCATCCTAAATGGCTGCAAATTAATTACTTAGGGCACATCACAACGTATATAACATGACAACTGGACGGAACCGCCCAGACCCGGCGGGCAAAccggtggtcgagttttgatttgaaccCCTACTTGATTCCGACTGACGACGCGTCATTGTGGTAGGTGTGGTagaatattttctgcaacgctgtgaccaATAGGTATGTCAAACCCAGCGCAAAGGGCGTTTCGCGCCCCAAAAAGGCCCTTGATTTTGaccgttcgcagctccgaaagacaccTTTTACCGGTACACCGTCAGCCCCAAAGACCCATGTTGGGGAGCATATCCACCAAAAATTGATGATGTGCTCTCCCCAAGTTCAAATAGTTTAGAAGTTTGAATCATAAGATCATGTTTATATGGAAAAGTAGTctattttgctcaaataaaaggggtcccacagttaagcaatgggagaaaattgtcttttttcactttcaacttcaattattattaagggaaagtcttttaatttttggctcactcttaattgtctcatgtatatattaaactttactttccccGATGTttaaggaaatctgatgaaagacctcgtcgtacaggagcactaagCACAGCAAGGTGttcccaaaatctcactcgatttacggcgaaatacactgacatgcaccccgtgtcattaaagtagcgtgctatagacggccctcacttgataatagtcagtccgattgacttggctcaaatgGTATTttctagaaatactttgccagattctactctctaaaaaggaatctgattggttacaaaatgccgtcgtaccgtaggaaaaaccataccctcttcagtacagccctgcttagtgtgttgtgtggtattgtatgcattgtgcattgacctcagtgcacacactggagtccagtataatttatttaaagagactttcataggaaaacttttccatatcgGATACTCACTAAGTTGACATAGGTCTCCAAGCATTAACTTCCAATCGCCCATTCGTAGAGCAGCTCTTCCGGTAAAGAGGGGTTCGAAATATGAAATAGGGTCGATCCCATGAAGAAGCTCCCTCCTATTAGATGCAGCATTGGAGCTGTATGAAATAAATTGATGATAATTTTTTATACAAGTTAGTCTTTTTTTGTTGTTAACATAAGCATTATCTAACTGAAACTGTTCACACAATTTTAAAAACGAAGTTCATTATACAATCAATTGAATCCCAACAAATCAAATCAACATAACTAtacagttcgccctttgaaagGTGAGCTTTGACGTTTGTGGTGCATAAATTCTTGACTCCagcgtgtttttttgttttgatttgttttgtttttgttttatatttttgaggGGGGTCGTTTTTTCTAGTTGTGTTGTCCGGCGGTATCTGAAACGGGAGGGGTAATGACATGGCCCCTCAGCTGAACTGCATTAGTTTGCTTACATAATTGCCTTCCAAGCATCGATGCCATCTATTGGTTTTGTCATATTGATGTCTCCTCCAGCTAGGCCCGAGAGAATTGTTGGGAACCAATCAGTGACGTGCATCCACGCATGGCTAGTGGTACCTTTAATTTGATCTGGTAATAACGGACTATGAATAAATCCAACTCCATGTACACCTCCCTCAAAGAAAGTAGTTTTCGTTCCTCGCAGAGGCCAGTTATTTCCAGCATGATGCGTGGCTGCACCGTTATCTGTAAGAAAATGGTTAGTACAGAGATTTTATATAATGAGATAAGACACtctctacaaactgcctataccatgcggcagttgaagacaggcaattcacaagcgtcgtcgccggccaagttttactacgatcgtgtaatgagaagataccatagagtcctacatagagatctgaggaagagacggtccgaattgacctaccttgacctataatttatCAAGGAATCACACTTTTGGGCGAAAAACGCGaattgtaccgctcacaaaacaaagagtataagtccgcccaccgctgtcaatcattctaatgaacaaataaaacaagctctggcaatgacgtaatcctaattataaatgagaaaatcacattgtacatgtactgtctgctgtactagatgtcttccaacaagtgtcGCGGTCCTGGTTAGTAGTGCTCGGTGTTTCgggcgcgttcatttttcttgcgggtggatgcatttatatttgcttgtaccTTTCAACATTTCTAGTgacgattttgtttttaaaataaccaAAATCACGAGATTTTTTTTATTCGTGTATggaataggttaataaatgcgtattacttgttgctcgagaaattgtacgaaataatgcacttgtactgagatgttgcaatgttgatgcgtctaacgcactcccccttcgggactCGTGCATTACACGCATCAACATCTTAGTAAATGTGTACATTTTACTCCAAACAAGTGATACACACTTATTTACCAAATATAACTCATTATGACTAAATGGCCTCAATTATCTGCATGGGATTGTTCATGCTTACCAGCAGAGAAGATGATGATGGTATTATCATATAGACCAGTTTCCTTCAATGTATCAGTCACATTGCGTACGCCTTCATCCAAGCAGTTTATCATACCTGCCATAGTTAGTCGTTCTTCATCAGCTATTCGGTCTTTATAAGGCTCTTTGTAGCGCTCGGGAACTTGAATAGGAGCATGTACCGCCAAATATGGCAGGTACAGGAACAAAGGCTAATGAGATCAAACAAaccaatatgttattattatataatgcATTAAACACTTATAAATTGGGGGCTCCATACTACTCTAAGCACATGTCAGTAAGGCCACGTATCCATAGGCTGTGCCCTTGTggcatgtgcccttgttccgtgtttactttttcccatgtgacctgccacacagacaacgaaccgtagcggccactaagcaaaacaaaggttcgttgtctgtgtggcaggacAAATgaaaaaaagtaaacacggaacaagggcacacgccacaagggaacagcctatggatacgaggcctaaccAAGCAGTTTCCCAAATgaaacaacagcaaaatgcactgacatggaacagcttcctagaTCACATGTCACAGCCCATTTGATGTGTGTAAAGCAATTGTAACAGCAATGTGAACTTTCCCGTCTAGCGTCTCGGGATTtccttacaacaacaaaaaaccactCGTATACCCAATGAACATAAACACACTGACATGCTGACATTGACACATTGACATGCCATTAGATAtaatagagtagagtattgaagtaatcctgtgtataattttggttcattttgatggacagatttttaataataataagccatccaatattataattattattattatataatatgaagctttttcGATGATTTCTGAGTACCAAAATCAATATGTTGGTGCCATTTAGAATCCAGTCGTTTAGTGTAGTCATTTTAATCATGTTTGCCGGTGGTACAAAACAATAAACTGTGTAGCTCAATCAATTACGCCTGCTATGGTCTTACCGCTCGCAGGGGTATGCCCTTAAATTGCGCGTGTCTTTTCAGTATCAGAATatcttcatattatataataatgataaattcaTTGCAGTAGGAGATGCTGAACAAAACCTTCATTACACCCTTCATTTTACCATTTTTATTTTAGTCCACCCAAACTTGGACAAACGAGACAAGGAAAAAACGAGCAATTGCATCTACGAAATTGGATGCCAAAATTGTGATCAGACTTATGTTGTCAAAACTTCGCGCATGTTTGGAACCAGAATGGCAGAACACAAAGCTGAAGTCAATAAGGCcactaacaaaaaatacacccgcTCTGAACGCAAGCTATCAGAAAAGGAACAGACTAAATCAGCAATATCTGATCATGTTGCACGGGCCAACCATGTAATAAATTGGGATGAATCAAAGATCCTTGGGCGAAAGATAAGAAGAAGGGGGAGCAAGaccttaaacagagaggagggcacatacttCATGAGTCACGTTTACGACCCACTTTTAAAGCAACACCGGAAACCAGTctcaagtggatcagatgacaaGATCAGTCAttcctgatgaagtcctccgatgcgaATGACGAAATATTGTAGATAGTCtcagattgtagtgagtaataattcacttggttttgacaagcaaaaaatgtcatttcgtttatttaatcaacaaacct contains the following coding sequences:
- the LOC140171546 gene encoding arylsulfatase I-like; the protein is MTGRYPIRYGLQHHVITIAQPSCLPSDEVTLAEELQDVGYSTHAVGKWHLGFYKEECLPTNRGFETFYGTYISSVDHFTYWRKWSFPNETISGLDLHNHTTLGLNPAWDGIGHYSTELLTREAQDVIRRHAKLEKPLFLYLPYLAVHAPIQVPERYKEPYKDRIADEERLTMAGMINCLDEGVRNVTDTLKETGLYDNTIIIFSADNGAATHHAGNNWPLRGTKTTFFEGGVHGVGFIHSPLLPDQIKGTTSHAWMHVTDWFPTILSGLAGGDINMTKPIDGIDAWKAIISNAASNRRELLHGIDPISYFEPLFTGRAALRMGDWKLMLGDLCQLKFLCEWSPPRESNITSKKPTEPRNKEIWLFNIARDPLERNDLATRRPVL